In Thalassospira sp. TSL5-1, the following are encoded in one genomic region:
- a CDS encoding DeoR/GlpR family DNA-binding transcription regulator — translation MSSKSQDRIETLTRSLEVSNVIRLKDAADLLGVSEMTVRRDVAAHNDLFSYMGGYITLKSPAAGGLGYILDRERGAHTDLKRAACLVAARHVKPGDTLFLDCGTTIPYLASALPENQDITAICYSINVAEILCKKPGLRVIMLGGMYHASSASFADSQSVQAILKLNINTAFMSAGGVNTSRGVSCSNPHEVDIKQAVLETAARKILVVDSTKFNVIKPMLFAKLDQFDMICTDPKCAPELISNSGLSIATE, via the coding sequence ATGTCGAGCAAATCACAGGACAGGATTGAAACGCTGACCCGAAGCCTTGAGGTCAGCAATGTCATACGACTTAAAGATGCCGCCGATCTGCTTGGTGTGTCTGAAATGACCGTTCGCCGGGATGTCGCCGCGCATAATGATCTATTCAGCTATATGGGCGGGTATATAACCCTGAAATCCCCGGCTGCAGGCGGGCTTGGTTATATTCTGGATCGTGAACGCGGTGCCCACACCGACCTTAAACGTGCTGCCTGTCTGGTCGCCGCCCGCCATGTAAAACCGGGCGATACGCTTTTCCTGGATTGCGGTACAACCATCCCCTATCTGGCAAGTGCCCTGCCTGAAAATCAGGACATCACCGCGATCTGTTATTCGATTAACGTGGCGGAAATTCTGTGTAAAAAGCCCGGCTTGCGCGTCATCATGCTGGGCGGGATGTATCATGCGTCGTCCGCCTCCTTTGCGGACAGTCAAAGTGTTCAGGCCATTTTGAAGCTTAATATCAATACCGCCTTCATGTCGGCGGGTGGCGTTAATACCAGCCGGGGGGTCAGTTGCTCCAACCCCCATGAAGTGGATATCAAACAGGCGGTTCTCGAAACGGCCGCCCGCAAAATTCTGGTTGTTGATTCCACAAAATTCAATGTCATCAAGCCCATGCTTTTTGCCAAGCTGGACCAGTTTGACATGATCTGTACCGATCCCAAATGTGCCCCCGAACTGATCAGCAACAGCGGATTATCTATCGCTACTGAATAA